tccccgcaaTGGTTGGATGACCtagggggcagcagggtgggtgggCGACCCTTCTGCAGGCACTACCTGGcttgggggggatggaggggaagaGGCTGCCACAGGCAGTGGGCATGGGGGGGTGCCAGGAGAGCCACCTGCCCCCTTGGGTGCCAGGGAAAGGAGGGGTGGACTCGAAGGGGGGAGCCTGAGTCAAGCGGGGTGGAGGGTCCCAGGGtcttggagctgggctggaaggaggcgTTGGAGCTTGAATAGGAGTGAAGTCCCAGAGTCAGGCTAGGATGGAGGGATTCCAGTGCCAGGATGGGAACAGGGTCCTGGCTGGAAGGGGGGttccagggccaggctggctgcagtgctgggatctgGGGGCTAGGCTGGGTGTGGGGatcccagagccagcctgggtTGGGGGTCCTGGGCCAGGCTGCGAAGGGGAGTATCCAGGATCCACGCTGGGAGTAGGTCCTGGATCCAGGCTGTGTAGAGGGTCCCAGGATCACcatctggggggtggggggggccaGAGCCGTGGTGCTGGGGCCGTGCATGGGGGGAGATGGGGGATGCCCGGGAGAAGGATGCCAGTTGAGGGGACCTTCTGGGGAGGTggcccggggcggggcgggggcggatCCCCCCCAGGGGCCCGGCAGCCACATGACGGGgcgggcgggggccgggccgggctctCACCGCCTACAAATGAGGCTTCCCCGGCGCGGGGCCACCGCTGCcgcccccccgccgcccccggtATGGCTGCGACGCGctggctcctggccctgctgctgctgctctggctcgCCCTGGCCGCCGCCGGTGAGTGTCGGGACCCCTGGACGGGGAAGACCGTGCTGGGGATCCCCCCGCCCGAGCCCACAccattcctctccttttcctggtgCCCTGTCTTTGGCCCCGCACCTCCTGgtgcctggctggcagggggTACCACGGAGGGGACCCTGCCccggggtgctgcagggggacCGGCACCCGGGGCTTCTGCCTCGGGGCTGGGAAGGACAAAGCGCTTTTTATGGCGCCAGCAGCCCCCCCTTCCCCATCGAGACCGGGGACCGGGCAGCAGTCACTGCCACTGGCAGCCGGGCACCATCTACCTGGCTCTAGGGGTGACAGCCCAGGGCAGCGCTGGCATGCCACGGGCACGACATGCTGCCCATGGCCGGGCTCGGTCCTTGCCCCAGGTCCGGCTCGACACATcgctgctgggagcagtgctggtggtggtgggagcagtgctggcaccGGAGCATCTCTACCAGGGGACCAAGGGGACCGGACAGGAGGTGGCTGGCAGGGCAAAGGCACTGTCCAGGGAGAGGGGCAAGGGGCCTGGGGGACATTGCCCATCACCGGCGTGGAGTGTCCCAAAGGAGAGGGACTTTGGGAAAGGCTGGGGCCCAAAGATTGttgctgggctgctctgtgccccgCGGTGAGGCTGGTGGCCACGCTCAGTAGCGGGTGGCCACGCTCAGCGTGGGGTGGCCACAGTCGGTGCAGGTGGCCTGGCCGCCTCGGCGCAGGAAGCACTCAGCCGCGAATGGCTCCTGTTGGGAGCAATTCAGGAAGCGGGCAGGGTGCCCGCCTTGGGCCGGGCGGTGGGAGGGGTGGGTAACCCCCATGGCATCCCCAGCCCGCATCCAGGATGGGAGAGACCTAGCTAACGCTCTTCCTGTACCCCCAGGGCCAGTGTGCCAGGCGCCAGACGGCAGCGATGCCCAGAATGGCCTCATCCGGACCCTGGTGCGGCCGCGGGGTGCGCGGCGCGGGGTTCTGCAGCGGCCGGCGGGCACACGGCGGTTccggcggccccggccccgaCCCCGGCCCCGGCTCTCGCACAAGGGCCCGATGCCCTTCTGaggcaggtgaggagcagcaggacgtGGGACGCTGGGACTCGGGGGAGGTTGGCAGGAGGGATCTCAAACCGGTTCTGCTCTTGTTGCAGGGTTGGCACCAGCCGTGTAGCGATGCAGCTGCCACCGCCTGCGCCGTGCCTTAGCCTGCTCCGCTCCACTGGACTCGAGCGTGGTGCCCCACCTGTGAGTCCGCAGCTGGCATCACCTCCTCGCCTCTGCACCCGTCTCTGGTGGCCCTGGTGCCATGTCTGGCGCTGTGGGTGCCTCCCACCTCCCTCATCacctcctggggctggctgggagtGGGTCACCCACGTAGCTCGTGGTGGGGCCGGGTGCTGCCGCCGTGCCTGTCCCCGTGGGTGCCCTCGGCATCAGCTTGCCAGGACCCATGGGTTTTTTCCAAAGCACTTTTTCAGGCAGAGGACCTTCTCTGCAGGGGTCTGCAagctccctggggctcctgcCCCGTCTCTGCCAGTCACCCCCATGCCAGGGTGGGCACGCAGCTTGTCCTGAGGGGGTCTATTTATTCCCTTGGTGCTAATCCATGGTGcggccctccccagctgcaaatTCACTTCCTGGGGACCCCTGAGGCATGAgatgcccagcccagggcacagcgtGGGGCCCCTCTGCCCACTCCACACTGTGGGGCagtgggaggctggggggcactgggatgtcAATGTCAAACACTTGCACATCCCAGAGTGGGGGCTCTTACTCCAAGTGCCACCGGGTCCTGTGCCTGTGCCTTTTGTGTCTGTAGAGATTTATTCTGTGTAAATATAACTTTATAACAAAGAGTTCTGGTGACAGCAGCCCTTCTTTTGGGGGTGTGGGCGCTGGGAAGGGCCTCTGGGGGGTCaaggcagccccttcccctgcctatTGCTGGCAGAGAAGATGCCCAGCaagaagagctgcagcctgggaaactcgggagaagagggaaaagcCAGGAAGGCAGTGCCCCCTGTGCTTGCACAGGGGCTAGGGGGTGCaggagggggcactggggggggagggcacaggagtgctggggcagcaggaggcaaggAGCTGGTGGACCCTCGGGCTGTGGAGCAAAGCCCTGGCCGGAAATGCTGTCCTGAGCCTCCCACTGTtagccctgcctggggtttgttttcctgctcACCTGAATCCACCCCAAGAtgggcaccagctgcaggatgaAGGGCTGAGTAGGCATAACCACGGGGAGGGGGTCATGCAGGGACACattgtgcccagagaaggggacaTGAATGGGCCAACCCTGCCTGttgtccccctgggcacccaTGGTGCCCTGCCTtgggtgctccagcagctcatcaGCCAAAATCTTTGCTGGAGTAATGGTTTGTGCAAGGGCATGTGGGGGCACCTGCCCTCTGACCACCATGCTGCCATTGTCATGGTtactggtgcccagcagcacccatggatgcTGGGTGAAGCTAAGGGTGCAGCACCTGTCTGGCAGTGTGGTGccaggaaagggaggagggTTTATGGCTGTCAGGATAGCAtggcagctgctgaagctgtcTCTGCACTCTGGCCAGCACCTCACTGGATGCTCTGGTGCCC
This sequence is a window from Dryobates pubescens isolate bDryPub1 chromosome 18, bDryPub1.pri, whole genome shotgun sequence. Protein-coding genes within it:
- the APLN gene encoding apelin yields the protein MAATRWLLALLLLLWLALAAAGPVCQAPDGSDAQNGLIRTLVRPRGARRGVLQRPAGTRRFRRPRPRPRPRLSHKGPMPF